From Lujinxingia litoralis, one genomic window encodes:
- the rpoN gene encoding RNA polymerase factor sigma-54: MAMELRQQVKMTQQLRMTPQLQQAIKLLQLSRMELIAEVRQEMVENPVLEEIPEPYESEGPVEQESQRQEELAEVRADERDMGEVDWEAYAEKFDGSEGPGNHYTGMRGEELPGVEQTLSTSESLVDHLMEQLRLADLAPEDEFVGALLIGNLNEAGFLTSVSLEEIAQEAGTEVDRVEAILALIQTFDPVGVAARDLRECLLIQARLHHPDFKLLHTIIEEHIPDLERKSYGKIARAQHVTQAEVLEAAKVLSTYEPRPGRAYSDVEPRYITPDIYIRKLDGEWVPVLNEDGLPKLRISNFYRQELARKKAEGERDEVKDYIQEKLRGALWLIRSIHQRQNTIVKVTESIIKFQRDFFEKGVEHLKPLVLRDVAEDIGMHESTVSRVTSSKYVHTPRGVFELKYFFNSSITNLGGEDLASEAVKAKIRDIISQEDPRKPLSDARIVALLKEDDVDIARRTVAKYREMMGILSSSKRKQLF; encoded by the coding sequence ATGGCGATGGAGCTGCGCCAACAGGTGAAGATGACGCAGCAGCTGCGGATGACCCCGCAGTTGCAGCAGGCCATTAAGCTCTTGCAGCTCTCGCGCATGGAGCTGATCGCCGAGGTGCGTCAGGAGATGGTCGAGAATCCGGTGCTTGAGGAGATTCCGGAGCCCTATGAGTCGGAGGGCCCGGTGGAGCAAGAGTCTCAGCGCCAGGAGGAGTTGGCCGAGGTTCGCGCCGATGAGCGGGATATGGGGGAGGTGGACTGGGAGGCCTATGCCGAGAAGTTCGATGGCTCGGAGGGGCCGGGCAACCACTACACGGGGATGCGGGGGGAAGAGCTTCCCGGGGTGGAGCAGACGCTCTCGACCAGTGAGTCGTTGGTCGACCATTTGATGGAGCAGCTGCGCCTGGCGGATCTGGCCCCGGAAGATGAGTTTGTGGGCGCGTTGTTGATTGGCAATCTCAACGAGGCCGGTTTTTTGACCTCGGTAAGTCTGGAGGAGATCGCCCAGGAGGCCGGGACCGAGGTGGATCGGGTAGAGGCGATTCTGGCGTTGATTCAGACCTTTGATCCGGTGGGGGTGGCTGCGCGCGATCTTCGGGAGTGCCTGCTGATTCAGGCGCGTCTGCATCACCCGGACTTTAAGCTCTTACACACCATCATCGAGGAGCATATCCCGGATCTGGAGCGCAAGAGCTACGGCAAGATCGCCCGGGCACAGCATGTCACTCAGGCCGAGGTGCTGGAGGCGGCTAAGGTTCTGTCCACGTATGAGCCGCGCCCGGGGCGAGCGTACTCCGATGTGGAGCCGCGTTACATCACGCCGGATATTTATATTCGGAAGCTCGACGGGGAGTGGGTCCCGGTGCTCAACGAGGATGGGCTGCCGAAGTTGCGGATATCCAATTTTTATCGTCAGGAGCTCGCGCGCAAAAAAGCCGAAGGGGAGCGCGACGAGGTTAAAGACTACATTCAGGAGAAGCTGCGCGGGGCGCTGTGGTTGATTCGGAGCATCCATCAACGGCAGAACACCATCGTCAAAGTCACCGAGAGCATCATCAAGTTTCAGCGCGACTTTTTTGAGAAGGGCGTTGAGCATCTCAAGCCGCTGGTGCTGCGCGATGTGGCCGAGGACATCGGGATGCACGAGTCCACGGTGAGCCGGGTGACGAGCTCAAAGTACGTGCACACGCCGCGCGGGGTGTTTGAGCTGAAGTACTTTTTCAATTCCTCGATCACCAACCTGGGCGGTGAGGACCTGGCCAGCGAGGCGGTGAAAGCCAAGATCCGCGACATCATCTCGCAGGAAGATCCCCGCAAGCCGCTGAGTGACGCCCGGATTGTGGCGCTGCTCAAAGAGGATGACGTCGATATCGCCCGACGCACCGTGGCCAAGTACCGGGAGATGATGGGGATTTTGTCGAGTTCCAAGCGCAAGCAGCTCTTTTGA
- the hpf gene encoding ribosome hibernation-promoting factor, HPF/YfiA family: MNANVSFRNMDSSASLRNYATAKLERICDKYVQGKIDASVVMTVEKFWHIADFTLQIKNLTVKGAERSEDMYSSIDLALDKIEKQLRRHKDRLRDHKPTAGQAKMFKMAVVAPIAAEAGAEVDSEFAEDYELYPEPAVVEEASPEVETVNTPSGRVTVLRNKLYEAKPMSIDEAVLQLDLLEDRQFFVFTNAETQAINVVYKRDDQNVGVIET; the protein is encoded by the coding sequence ATGAACGCAAACGTTTCCTTCCGGAACATGGATTCGTCGGCATCGCTGCGCAACTACGCCACGGCTAAGTTGGAGCGAATCTGCGATAAGTATGTTCAGGGCAAGATCGACGCATCGGTTGTGATGACCGTCGAGAAGTTCTGGCACATCGCCGACTTTACGCTGCAGATCAAGAATCTAACGGTGAAGGGGGCGGAACGCAGCGAGGATATGTACAGCTCGATCGATCTGGCGCTGGATAAGATCGAGAAGCAGCTGCGTCGACATAAGGATCGTCTGCGTGATCACAAGCCCACCGCCGGGCAGGCCAAGATGTTTAAGATGGCGGTTGTGGCGCCGATCGCCGCGGAGGCCGGCGCCGAGGTGGACAGCGAGTTCGCCGAAGATTACGAGCTTTACCCGGAGCCGGCGGTGGTCGAAGAGGCCTCGCCGGAAGTCGAGACGGTTAACACGCCGTCGGGCCGGGTGACGGTGTTGCGCAACAAGCTCTATGAGGCCAAGCCCATGAGCATTGATGAGGCGGTGCTGCAGCTGGATCTGTTGGAGGATCGTCAGTTCTTCGTGTTCACCAACGCGGAGACGCAGGCGATCAACGTGGTGTACAAGCGCGACGACCAGAACGTGGGCGTGATCGAGACCTGA
- a CDS encoding aldehyde dehydrogenase family protein, protein MIPSRANFIAGHWATPARSQNMLRRENPARTDEVVFETPWDTASVEAAVDAAHRALPAWDRLGVEGRLPYITRFRQALASRQEELAQAITAEMGKPLWESRGEAGALTAKIDIMSTEGLELTRQVHPPGLTGGSWRHRPLGPLAVLCPYNFPLHLPNGHIIPALLTGNTLIIKPSELAPLSMQLYFECAQEADFPPGVLNLVQGPGEVGAALCAHPKVSGVLFTGSFATGQRIRRATFDQPWKLLALEMGGKNTALVLDDANLDQAAHEILLASCLTTGQRCSATSRVVALPSVIDALQERLVALLKRVTTGDPALEGDQAPFMGPLAGRKGFQDFVGAQHEDDHGTLIPVLEGGAHPDLDQGYFVRPSLWRASQLDPEGDHQSEELFGPDIVLYQADTLEDAARIANATDYGLAMSVFTADHERFERLGHQLHCGILNLNRSTVGASSRLPFGGVKKSGNHRPAAILAPLYCTYPQARLEQPALFSSDDATAGPLARLKPVMPR, encoded by the coding sequence ATGATCCCCTCCCGTGCCAACTTCATCGCCGGCCACTGGGCCACGCCCGCCCGCTCCCAGAACATGCTGCGTCGCGAAAACCCCGCGCGCACCGACGAAGTCGTCTTCGAAACCCCCTGGGACACCGCCTCGGTCGAGGCCGCCGTCGACGCCGCCCACCGCGCCCTGCCCGCCTGGGACCGCCTCGGCGTCGAGGGCCGCCTCCCCTACATCACCCGCTTCCGCCAGGCGCTCGCCAGCCGCCAGGAAGAGCTCGCCCAGGCAATCACCGCCGAGATGGGCAAACCTCTATGGGAGTCCCGTGGCGAAGCCGGCGCCCTCACCGCCAAAATCGACATCATGAGCACCGAGGGCCTTGAACTCACCCGCCAGGTGCATCCCCCGGGCCTCACCGGCGGCTCCTGGCGCCACCGCCCGCTCGGACCGCTGGCCGTGCTCTGCCCCTACAACTTCCCGCTCCACCTCCCCAACGGCCACATCATCCCCGCACTGCTCACCGGCAACACCCTCATCATCAAGCCCTCCGAGCTCGCCCCTCTCTCCATGCAACTCTACTTCGAGTGCGCGCAGGAGGCCGACTTTCCCCCGGGCGTCCTCAACCTCGTGCAGGGTCCCGGCGAGGTCGGCGCCGCCCTCTGCGCCCACCCCAAAGTCAGCGGGGTCTTGTTCACCGGCTCCTTCGCCACCGGGCAGCGCATCCGCCGCGCCACCTTCGACCAGCCCTGGAAACTTTTGGCCCTGGAGATGGGCGGCAAAAACACCGCCCTGGTCCTCGACGACGCCAACCTCGACCAGGCCGCCCACGAGATCCTGTTGGCCAGCTGCCTGACCACCGGGCAGCGCTGCTCGGCCACCAGCCGCGTGGTCGCTCTGCCCTCGGTCATCGACGCGCTCCAGGAGCGCCTGGTCGCCCTGCTCAAACGCGTCACCACCGGCGACCCCGCCCTCGAGGGCGACCAGGCCCCCTTCATGGGCCCGCTGGCCGGGCGCAAAGGCTTCCAGGACTTCGTCGGCGCCCAACACGAAGACGACCACGGCACCCTGATCCCCGTCCTTGAAGGTGGCGCCCACCCCGACCTGGACCAGGGCTACTTTGTACGCCCGTCCCTCTGGCGCGCCTCCCAGCTCGACCCCGAAGGCGACCACCAGAGCGAGGAGCTCTTCGGCCCCGACATCGTCCTCTACCAGGCCGACACCCTCGAAGACGCCGCCCGCATCGCCAACGCCACCGACTACGGCCTGGCCATGAGCGTCTTCACCGCCGACCACGAGCGCTTTGAGCGCCTGGGCCACCAGCTCCACTGCGGCATCCTCAACCTCAACCGCTCCACCGTCGGCGCCTCCAGCCGCCTGCCCTTTGGCGGCGTTAAAAAAAGCGGAAATCACCGCCCCGCCGCCATCCTGGCCCCCCTCTACTGCACCTACCCCCAGGCTCGCCTGGAGCAACCGGCACTCTTCTCCAGCGACGACGCCACCGCCGGTCCCCTGGCCCGGCTCAAACCCGTGATGCCCCGCTAA
- a CDS encoding S9 family peptidase — MSESDVKQVPYGLWSSKLGPKMLAGELRLMDVAWGGKGRTLVWAERVDGRGVLMVQRPDQAARVLNDELSVGGGVGYGGGEFDVRGDEVVFAANDGRLYAAHLDKGSPRPITPAFGRVASPAISPDGKWVAFVHTVDDVDVIAVVPIGGEQWPVKVAQGADFYMQPAWSSEGDRLAWISWDHPEMPWTATRLEEAGIDMTGDVVRVAPARELASEEDVALQQPSYSPDGRWLAYLSDASGHWQVMLRDRESGQTRRIARDGVEFGGPAWIQGLRFYDWTQDSEAVIALGSVRGEHHLERLGVDGSARKLPGLEEYTSLAQPRVTTGGAVALIASSSRRPSRVITVAAGNVQVRRFASSERLREEELSEARPVSWTVSTAAGEEVEVHGIFYPPTHPGYTSAGKPPALVMIHGGPTAQRVMGWEARNQFFATRGFAVLDVNYRGSTGYGRAYMEALSGAWGVADVEDAVGAASFLGREGLADPERLVIMGGSAGGYTVLQTLVDHPGVFKAGICLYGISDLFALQAGTHKFEAHYNDTLIGPLPEAAELYRERSPINKAEKIEDALAIFHGAKDKVVPLDQAEAIVDSLRRRGVSHFYHVYEEEGHGWRRAATIDHFHRSVLSFLKTEVVY; from the coding sequence ATGAGTGAGTCGGACGTGAAGCAGGTGCCCTACGGGCTGTGGTCGAGCAAGCTGGGGCCGAAGATGTTGGCCGGGGAGCTGCGCCTGATGGATGTGGCCTGGGGCGGAAAAGGGCGCACGCTGGTGTGGGCCGAGCGGGTCGATGGCCGGGGCGTGCTCATGGTGCAGCGCCCGGACCAGGCCGCGCGGGTGCTCAACGATGAGCTCAGCGTCGGGGGCGGCGTGGGCTACGGCGGTGGCGAGTTCGATGTGCGCGGTGATGAGGTCGTGTTTGCGGCCAATGACGGTCGGCTCTACGCGGCGCATCTGGACAAGGGAAGCCCGCGGCCGATCACTCCGGCGTTTGGGCGCGTGGCCAGTCCGGCGATCTCGCCAGACGGAAAGTGGGTGGCCTTTGTGCACACCGTCGATGATGTGGATGTGATCGCGGTGGTACCGATCGGGGGAGAGCAGTGGCCGGTGAAGGTGGCTCAGGGGGCCGACTTTTATATGCAGCCGGCCTGGTCGTCGGAGGGAGACCGTCTGGCCTGGATCAGCTGGGATCACCCGGAGATGCCCTGGACGGCCACGCGCCTGGAGGAAGCCGGCATTGATATGACCGGTGACGTGGTGCGGGTAGCTCCTGCCCGGGAGTTGGCCAGTGAGGAGGACGTGGCGCTGCAGCAGCCCTCGTATTCGCCGGATGGCCGTTGGCTGGCGTACTTGAGCGACGCCAGCGGGCATTGGCAGGTGATGTTGCGGGATCGGGAGAGCGGTCAGACGCGCAGGATTGCGCGAGACGGGGTGGAGTTTGGCGGGCCGGCCTGGATTCAGGGGCTGCGTTTTTACGACTGGACTCAGGATAGCGAGGCGGTGATCGCGCTGGGCAGCGTGCGCGGTGAGCATCATCTGGAGCGCCTGGGGGTGGATGGCAGTGCGCGGAAGCTTCCGGGGCTGGAGGAGTACACCTCGCTTGCTCAGCCGCGGGTGACCACCGGCGGGGCGGTGGCGCTGATCGCGTCGTCGTCGCGGCGTCCTTCGCGGGTGATTACGGTGGCGGCGGGCAACGTGCAGGTTCGGCGTTTTGCGTCGAGCGAGCGCCTGCGTGAGGAGGAACTCTCGGAGGCGCGTCCGGTCTCGTGGACGGTGAGCACCGCTGCGGGGGAAGAGGTGGAGGTGCACGGGATTTTTTATCCGCCGACCCATCCGGGTTACACCTCGGCGGGCAAGCCTCCGGCGTTGGTGATGATTCACGGGGGGCCTACCGCCCAGCGGGTGATGGGTTGGGAGGCGCGCAATCAGTTCTTTGCCACCCGTGGATTTGCGGTGCTCGATGTGAACTACCGCGGCTCCACCGGCTACGGGCGCGCGTATATGGAGGCGCTCTCGGGGGCCTGGGGCGTGGCCGATGTCGAAGATGCGGTGGGCGCGGCGAGTTTCCTGGGCCGGGAGGGGCTGGCCGACCCGGAGCGACTGGTGATTATGGGGGGTAGCGCCGGGGGCTACACCGTGCTCCAGACCCTGGTGGACCATCCCGGTGTCTTTAAGGCCGGGATTTGCCTCTACGGCATCTCGGATCTCTTTGCGTTGCAGGCGGGCACCCATAAGTTTGAGGCTCACTACAACGACACGCTCATCGGGCCGCTGCCCGAGGCCGCCGAGTTGTACCGGGAGCGCTCGCCAATCAACAAAGCCGAGAAGATCGAAGATGCGCTGGCGATCTTTCACGGGGCCAAAGACAAGGTGGTGCCGCTGGATCAGGCCGAGGCGATCGTGGACTCATTGCGGCGGCGGGGCGTCTCGCACTTTTACCACGTGTACGAGGAGGAGGGGCACGGGTGGCGTCGGGCGGCGACGATCGATCATTTCCACCGCAGCGTGCTCTCCTTTTTGAAGACGGAGGTGGTGTACTGA